In one Candidatus Binataceae bacterium genomic region, the following are encoded:
- a CDS encoding ribose-phosphate pyrophosphokinase, whose amino-acid sequence MMDPIILAGLANLPLAAAVAEQMGLTLANRALTRFPDSELHIEVQESVRSRDVYLVEPTGPPVDQRLFELMMLADACRRAGAACLTAVIPYFGYARQDRRATGRDPVGARLVADLLKTAGIQRVVTIDLHSAALEGFFPMPLEHLSAVALLADGVASSGLAADAVIVAPDLGAVKLAQRYARLLRKPLAIVNKTRLSGEEVEARGVVGEVRGRPILIIDDMITTGATIAAAAGALTEAGASSDVTVAATHGLFVGGATQRLKALGVKRFIVTDSVAQPTNLGLPLQLVSVAPLLGEAIKRLHTDRSLSDLITHV is encoded by the coding sequence ATGATGGATCCGATAATCTTGGCAGGCTTGGCCAACCTTCCGCTTGCCGCGGCCGTGGCGGAGCAGATGGGTTTGACGCTCGCCAACCGGGCGCTGACCCGCTTTCCCGACAGCGAACTGCACATCGAAGTGCAGGAGAGCGTGCGAAGCCGCGACGTCTACCTGGTTGAGCCGACCGGCCCGCCGGTGGATCAGCGTCTGTTCGAACTCATGATGCTGGCCGACGCCTGCCGGCGCGCCGGCGCCGCCTGCCTGACCGCAGTGATTCCCTACTTCGGGTATGCCCGCCAGGACCGCCGGGCGACCGGCCGCGACCCGGTCGGAGCGCGCCTGGTTGCCGATCTGCTCAAGACCGCCGGGATCCAACGCGTCGTGACAATCGACCTGCACAGCGCCGCGCTCGAGGGCTTTTTCCCGATGCCCTTGGAGCACCTGAGCGCCGTTGCGCTACTGGCCGACGGCGTGGCCAGCTCGGGCCTGGCAGCCGACGCGGTCATCGTCGCCCCGGATCTCGGGGCGGTGAAGCTCGCGCAGCGCTACGCGCGGTTGTTAAGGAAGCCCCTCGCGATCGTGAACAAGACGCGCCTGAGCGGCGAGGAAGTCGAGGCGAGGGGAGTCGTCGGCGAGGTCCGCGGCCGGCCGATTCTGATCATCGACGACATGATTACGACCGGCGCAACGATCGCTGCTGCGGCGGGCGCGCTAACGGAAGCCGGAGCATCTTCGGATGTGACCGTGGCCGCCACTCACGGCCTGTTCGTCGGCGGGGCGACGCAGCGGCTGAAAGCGCTGGGCGTCAAGCGATTTATCGTTACCGACAGCGTGGCGCAGCCGACGAACTTGGGGTTGCCGCTGCAGTTGGTGAGCGTGGCCCCGCTCCTCGGGGAGGCCATCAAGCGGCTGCACACCGATCGCTCGTTGAGCGACCTGATAACGCACGTCTGA
- a CDS encoding adenosylcobalamin-dependent ribonucleoside-diphosphate reductase, with protein sequence MRLSETAMAVLEARYLRRDESGRQIEDVSGMLNRVATAIAEPCTRFGEDPELWRERFRQRLEQLEFLPNSPTLMNAGVARGQLAACFVLPIEDNLDSIFETLGLAARIQQTGGGTGFSFSRLRPRGDVVHSTGGISSGPVSFMELFDHSTAVIRAGGRRRGANMAVLRVDHPDIFGFIDAKRRSGRLENFNLSVGVTDDFFSALRTGTPFPLRDPRSGRIQRDAGAAKLFDRLTQAAWSCGDPGLLFLDEINRRNPLPLLAPIEATNPCGEQPLLPYESCTLGSINLGKFVSGDRINWDALGETIRDAVRFLDNVIEASHYPAPRIRQATVNTRKIGLGVMGLADLLAAIGVPYNSRQGVELGGEIAQFVSRIAREVSAELGQLRGSFPAFEASLWRARGYQAMRNATVTCVAPTGTIGIIAGASGGIEPFFALATTRRILEGQKFAEVNGAVERELKRLGPVGDTAMALVRQTGALSGTAIAEELKRRFPVALEIEPEFHLLMQAAFQEHVDAAVSKTVNLPTDASPQSVREIFLRAHELHLKGVTIYRYGSRPGQTLNIVDDSETPDCRECSV encoded by the coding sequence GTGCGCCTATCGGAAACCGCGATGGCCGTTCTCGAAGCACGCTACTTGCGTCGCGACGAGAGCGGCCGGCAGATCGAGGATGTTTCCGGAATGCTCAACCGGGTGGCGACGGCGATAGCGGAGCCTTGCACACGGTTCGGCGAGGACCCGGAACTATGGCGCGAGCGCTTTCGCCAACGGCTCGAGCAGCTTGAGTTCCTGCCCAATTCGCCCACGCTGATGAACGCAGGCGTTGCCCGCGGCCAGTTGGCGGCCTGCTTCGTCCTGCCGATCGAAGACAACCTGGACTCCATCTTCGAGACCCTCGGGCTCGCGGCCAGAATCCAGCAGACCGGAGGCGGCACTGGATTTTCCTTCAGCAGGCTTCGCCCGCGAGGAGACGTGGTGCACTCAACCGGCGGGATCAGCTCCGGGCCGGTCTCGTTCATGGAATTGTTCGACCATTCCACCGCCGTGATCCGCGCCGGGGGGCGGCGGCGGGGTGCCAACATGGCGGTTTTGCGCGTCGATCATCCCGATATCTTCGGATTCATCGACGCCAAGCGCCGCTCGGGCAGGCTTGAGAATTTCAACCTCTCGGTCGGCGTGACCGATGACTTCTTCTCGGCGCTCAGGACCGGCACGCCGTTTCCTCTGAGAGATCCCCGTTCCGGCCGAATCCAGCGCGATGCCGGCGCCGCCAAGCTGTTCGACCGGCTGACCCAAGCGGCATGGAGCTGCGGCGATCCGGGTCTGCTTTTCCTTGACGAGATAAACCGCCGCAACCCACTGCCGTTGCTTGCCCCAATCGAGGCCACCAACCCCTGTGGCGAACAGCCGCTGCTGCCCTACGAGTCGTGTACGCTGGGCTCGATCAACCTTGGCAAATTCGTGTCCGGTGACCGGATCAATTGGGATGCGCTGGGCGAGACAATCCGAGACGCCGTGAGGTTTCTCGACAATGTCATCGAGGCCAGCCACTATCCGGCGCCGCGGATTCGGCAGGCAACCGTGAACACGCGTAAGATCGGCCTAGGGGTCATGGGGCTGGCCGACCTTCTGGCCGCCATTGGAGTGCCTTACAATTCGCGGCAAGGCGTAGAGCTGGGCGGAGAAATCGCCCAGTTCGTCAGCCGGATCGCGCGCGAGGTATCCGCGGAACTGGGGCAACTGCGGGGTTCGTTCCCGGCATTCGAGGCCAGCCTCTGGCGCGCGCGCGGCTACCAGGCGATGCGCAATGCCACGGTCACCTGCGTGGCACCCACGGGAACGATCGGCATAATCGCCGGCGCCTCGGGCGGCATCGAACCGTTCTTCGCCCTGGCAACCACGCGACGAATCCTCGAAGGCCAGAAATTCGCCGAGGTGAACGGCGCCGTGGAGCGGGAGCTCAAGCGCCTCGGCCCGGTCGGTGACACAGCGATGGCCTTGGTGCGCCAAACCGGGGCGCTGAGCGGAACTGCAATCGCGGAGGAACTCAAACGGCGGTTTCCGGTGGCGCTGGAGATCGAACCGGAATTTCACTTGCTGATGCAGGCCGCTTTCCAGGAGCACGTCGACGCCGCGGTTTCGAAGACGGTGAATTTGCCCACCGATGCCAGCCCTCAATCGGTGCGAGAAATCTTCCTGAGGGCACACGAGCTGCATCTCAAGGGCGTAACCATCTACCGCTACGGCTCGCGTCCGGGGCAGACGCTGAACATCGTAGACGACAGCGAAACGCCGGATTGCCGGGAATGCTCGGTGTAA
- a CDS encoding RNA polymerase sigma factor has product MRVQIPPKASVPGPLPDGWNGLYRDHHERILRLCRVMLADEQSAQEITQEVFLRSYQRMAVGEQPLSWGAWLTRVAANACRDVRRSAWCRRLSPRVELEEIPLEPGHDTPEHSLERQELCRRVWQQCLRLPRRQREVLVLRRLEQWPIEEVAEALGLSEGAVKRHLFRALQRLRKVLVEG; this is encoded by the coding sequence ATGAGGGTTCAAATTCCACCGAAAGCTTCCGTCCCAGGACCGCTTCCCGACGGTTGGAATGGGCTTTACCGTGACCATCACGAACGCATCTTGCGCCTATGCCGGGTGATGCTGGCGGACGAGCAGAGCGCGCAGGAGATCACGCAGGAGGTGTTTTTGCGCTCATACCAGCGCATGGCCGTAGGCGAGCAGCCACTAAGTTGGGGCGCCTGGCTGACGCGCGTCGCAGCCAATGCCTGCCGTGATGTTCGCCGCTCGGCTTGGTGCAGGCGCTTGAGCCCCCGGGTCGAGTTGGAGGAAATCCCGCTGGAGCCCGGACACGACACTCCCGAGCATAGCCTGGAGCGGCAGGAATTATGCCGAAGGGTCTGGCAGCAGTGTCTTCGCTTGCCGCGCCGCCAGCGCGAGGTGCTGGTTCTGCGCCGGCTTGAGCAGTGGCCGATCGAGGAGGTGGCCGAAGCCCTGGGACTGAGCGAAGGCGCGGTCAAGCGCCATCTGTTCCGCGCCCTACAGCGCCTGCGCAAGGTCTTGGTCGAGGGGTGA
- a CDS encoding DUF6790 family protein, with protein MFFAIFPILTLVVVLIHLLITSAYRAGWPAIARIVLRDALVISVGVEGLFAFYGHAFMSAEVSRSIGWAPSPFEFEVAIANLAIGTLGILCWWFEGSFWLATIVATTVWLWGDAVGHLRHIMVAHNYAPNNAGGALYSDLILPTVLIALGLWVRTSSVRPAKPGF; from the coding sequence ATGTTCTTTGCGATTTTTCCAATCTTGACGCTCGTCGTCGTGCTGATTCATCTGCTTATTACGTCGGCATACCGCGCCGGATGGCCGGCGATCGCCAGGATTGTGCTGCGCGATGCGCTAGTGATCAGCGTCGGAGTGGAAGGGCTATTCGCCTTCTACGGCCACGCGTTCATGAGCGCTGAAGTTTCTCGCTCGATCGGCTGGGCGCCCAGCCCCTTCGAATTTGAAGTCGCGATAGCCAATCTGGCGATCGGAACCTTGGGAATCTTGTGCTGGTGGTTCGAAGGGAGCTTCTGGCTGGCCACGATTGTCGCGACGACGGTCTGGTTATGGGGCGATGCGGTCGGCCATCTCCGACATATTATGGTCGCCCATAACTACGCGCCCAACAACGCGGGCGGGGCGTTGTACAGCGATCTCATTCTTCCCACCGTCTTGATCGCGCTGGGCCTATGGGTGCGCACAAGCAGCGTGCGGCCGGCAAAACCCGGATTTTGA
- a CDS encoding TolC family protein — protein MALLIMPLLLATSAAFAASPVNSQLTQPPSMSTPSSAVTQFEYHDSVKSLPEILMRQWQPSGRLVIPESVTSSNYLRTIDDNVSRLTLKQAIYVALRNNPNVAAARLNPLIATESIKAQYGVFDPDLTANLEDEDSNMPITTPLEVKSGNTLTTHLYEWNFGVNKILASTNGTLGLTFNNEYQTTNNLTDTIVPSYVPTLGLSLSQPLLRNFGLQFATINVQLANIGQVQAQYQYASTLSSFVEQIGFYYWELVRAQENLQVAEEALRFNEDVVKQDRIELRVGTLAPLDLNEAQSAAAAALANVYAARAALDSARTTLRQNVMLDPHRTFIPRQIEPAQEPNPVQDKLESRDQALHNAAFYRPVLGQMRQAIRQALLQVRFQQNQLLPQLNADAQIAVTSQGGEAQCGPTFGLVTPNCDIAPGASGYRLPFTGSYGDTLGKMFDFTYYSYTALLSAERPLENANARAALAQQRIAYEQTRMEFRSQLSQVVADVLTSLSNLSAYVPAVQAALRARGYAEEALHDETARFRVGMATTHDLLQYQASLVQAQGNVIQTEVGLEEARLAFWHAEGTLLRHFNVVFQLSNTPETPWFARF, from the coding sequence ATGGCACTTTTAATTATGCCATTGCTGCTCGCCACCAGCGCTGCGTTTGCCGCATCGCCGGTGAATTCACAGCTTACCCAGCCGCCCAGCATGAGTACGCCCAGCTCGGCAGTCACGCAGTTCGAGTATCACGATTCAGTCAAATCGCTACCAGAGATCCTGATGCGCCAATGGCAACCCAGCGGGCGGCTGGTGATTCCGGAGAGCGTGACCAGTTCCAACTATCTGCGTACTATCGATGACAACGTCAGCCGGCTCACCCTCAAGCAAGCGATTTATGTCGCTTTGCGCAACAATCCCAATGTTGCGGCGGCTCGCTTGAACCCGCTGATCGCGACCGAGAGCATCAAGGCTCAATACGGTGTATTTGATCCTGACCTGACGGCGAATCTTGAAGACGAAGATTCGAATATGCCGATCACCACGCCATTGGAAGTAAAAAGCGGCAACACCCTGACGACTCATCTGTATGAATGGAACTTTGGAGTGAACAAGATACTGGCGAGCACCAACGGCACACTGGGGCTTACCTTCAACAACGAATATCAGACCACCAACAATCTTACCGATACGATCGTGCCTTCCTACGTGCCGACCTTGGGATTGTCCCTGAGTCAGCCGCTTCTTCGCAATTTCGGTTTGCAGTTCGCCACGATCAACGTACAACTTGCCAATATCGGACAAGTACAAGCGCAGTACCAATACGCCAGCACTCTGTCCTCTTTCGTGGAGCAAATCGGCTTTTACTATTGGGAACTGGTTCGAGCCCAGGAAAATCTGCAGGTCGCCGAGGAGGCCTTGCGCTTCAACGAGGACGTGGTCAAGCAGGATCGGATCGAGTTGCGAGTTGGAACCCTGGCGCCGCTGGATCTCAACGAGGCGCAATCGGCCGCGGCGGCGGCGTTGGCCAACGTATACGCGGCACGGGCCGCGCTGGATAGCGCGCGCACGACCCTGCGCCAGAATGTTATGCTCGATCCTCATCGCACCTTCATTCCGCGCCAGATTGAGCCCGCCCAGGAGCCCAATCCGGTTCAGGACAAACTTGAGAGCCGAGATCAGGCTCTGCACAACGCGGCGTTCTACCGCCCGGTGCTAGGCCAGATGCGCCAGGCGATTCGACAGGCATTGCTGCAAGTACGCTTTCAGCAAAATCAACTGTTGCCGCAGCTCAACGCCGATGCCCAAATTGCGGTTACCAGCCAGGGCGGGGAGGCGCAATGCGGTCCCACTTTCGGGCTAGTCACGCCCAATTGCGATATTGCTCCGGGAGCCAGTGGCTATCGGTTGCCCTTTACCGGAAGTTACGGCGATACCTTGGGAAAAATGTTCGATTTTACTTATTACAGCTACACTGCTTTGCTCAGCGCCGAACGTCCCTTGGAAAATGCCAACGCGCGCGCCGCTTTGGCACAACAGCGGATTGCTTACGAACAGACCCGGATGGAGTTTCGCAGCCAGTTGTCACAGGTTGTCGCCGACGTTTTGACCTCGCTCAGTAACCTTTCCGCTTACGTGCCCGCGGTCCAGGCCGCCCTGCGCGCGCGAGGCTATGCCGAAGAAGCGTTGCATGACGAGACCGCGCGGTTTCGGGTCGGCATGGCGACCACGCACGATCTGCTGCAGTATCAGGCGTCGCTGGTGCAGGCCCAGGGCAACGTAATTCAGACCGAAGTCGGGCTGGAAGAGGCACGGCTGGCCTTTTGGCACGCCGAAGGAACGCTGCTGCGTCACTTCAATGTTGTCTTCCAACTTAGCAACACTCCGGAAACGCCATGGTTCGCCCGTTTTTAG
- a CDS encoding amidohydrolase family protein: MPIDVHAHYVPPGVLEVLRFRGAEYGIAVAPGGSPVCPSLSFESGLRLRPFVPRLMEEEAARIESFLAAGVDRQVLSVWSDLMGYGLAPAKGEAWHRLMNDCLARVCSRHPTRFSFLASAPLQDPGTAAREATRAVRELGAVGLLVAANVLGVNLGEVPLDEFWSAVSQLGVPVFIHPTEPVPPPRTRRWTLTQVVQFTYDTTLALSSLIFSGTLDRFPALQFILPHGGGLLPYLSGRLDHMHGRMDRAAEGDLARQAPSAYFPRCYFDTLLHQPHVLRFLIDSVGLERVVLGSDWPFPPGTDTPLAVLHAAGLPSSQLEAIVDHNPRRMFKLA, from the coding sequence ATGCCAATCGACGTACATGCCCATTATGTTCCGCCTGGCGTCCTGGAAGTGCTGCGTTTTCGTGGCGCCGAGTACGGTATCGCGGTGGCGCCCGGTGGTTCACCCGTATGTCCAAGCTTGAGCTTCGAGTCGGGGCTGCGCCTGCGCCCGTTCGTGCCCCGCCTGATGGAAGAGGAAGCGGCGCGCATCGAGAGTTTTTTGGCCGCCGGCGTTGACCGCCAAGTGCTCTCGGTGTGGTCCGACCTGATGGGTTATGGGCTGGCGCCCGCCAAAGGCGAGGCCTGGCATCGGCTGATGAATGATTGCCTGGCCCGGGTCTGCTCGCGCCATCCCACGCGCTTTTCCTTTCTCGCTTCGGCCCCTTTGCAAGACCCTGGCACCGCCGCCCGCGAGGCTACGCGAGCGGTGCGCGAGCTGGGCGCGGTGGGCCTGTTGGTTGCAGCCAACGTCCTCGGGGTCAACCTGGGCGAGGTCCCGCTCGATGAGTTTTGGAGCGCGGTCAGCCAGTTGGGCGTACCGGTGTTCATCCATCCCACCGAGCCCGTGCCGCCGCCGCGTACCCGCCGCTGGACCCTGACCCAGGTAGTGCAATTCACTTACGACACCACGCTGGCGCTAAGCTCGTTAATCTTTTCCGGCACCCTGGACCGCTTTCCGGCTTTGCAGTTTATCCTGCCTCATGGCGGCGGCCTGTTGCCCTACCTCAGCGGCCGGCTGGATCACATGCATGGGCGAATGGATCGCGCGGCCGAGGGCGATCTTGCGCGACAGGCGCCGTCGGCTTACTTCCCCCGATGCTATTTCGACACCCTGCTCCATCAGCCCCACGTGCTGCGCTTTCTGATCGACAGCGTGGGCCTTGAGCGCGTCGTCCTGGGCAGCGACTGGCCTTTTCCGCCCGGGACGGATACTCCGCTGGCGGTGCTCCACGCCGCCGGACTGCCGTCCTCGCAGCTTGAGGCGATCGTCGATCACAACCCCCGCCGTATGTTCAAGCTGGCGTAA
- a CDS encoding FAD-binding oxidoreductase: protein MAVGSFGAKFTGFGYPLSRRQFLSHSMRAVAGVGVGLSLLDFGCSGGSSTSANARAWQELAQRISGPVLRPGDPGFAALAMPNNLRYAATLPAGIARCLSAQDVSQAILWARQNDIPLVARSGGHSYAGYSTTNGLMIDLKLINQIQYDSGSGIVTIGGGVLNSALYQALQPLGVAITHGRCPTVGAAGFLLGGGIGFNMRAHALGCDQLVATEIVTADGQILIPSPQEDLFWACQGGGGGNFGINTSFSLQTFPVPSSLTVFSLSWSARPDAVYAALLAALQTAPTTLGSRVQLDAITPQEIAAGQDVTVRLLGQLVGTPGDLADILQPVYAVAEPTQSTINQMSYWDAQINFLATPGKPAEYQERSRFFVGPPSSAAIATALQWARRWPGTSVGADLVLFQTGGQINIPAADATAFVHRDSDWLMTIALSWSGADAPATVEANLAWQSDFYQAMTPYAGGGAYQNFIDPSLTDWAQEYYGSNLPRLQNIKAVVDPTLVFDFPEAITPA, encoded by the coding sequence ATGGCCGTAGGCAGCTTCGGAGCGAAATTCACGGGTTTCGGATACCCCCTCAGCCGGCGGCAGTTCCTGTCGCATTCGATGCGCGCCGTAGCCGGAGTCGGGGTAGGCTTAAGCCTGCTGGACTTCGGCTGCTCCGGCGGCAGCAGCACCAGCGCCAATGCTCGCGCCTGGCAAGAGTTGGCCCAACGCATCTCGGGGCCCGTGCTACGCCCCGGCGATCCCGGCTTTGCCGCGTTGGCGATGCCTAACAACTTGCGTTATGCCGCAACGCTTCCGGCTGGAATCGCTCGCTGTCTGAGCGCCCAGGACGTGTCACAGGCGATTCTGTGGGCCCGCCAAAATGATATCCCGCTGGTGGCTCGCTCGGGCGGCCATTCCTACGCCGGTTATTCGACTACCAACGGCTTGATGATCGATCTGAAGCTTATCAACCAGATTCAATACGACAGCGGCAGCGGGATCGTTACGATCGGCGGAGGCGTGCTCAACAGCGCGTTGTATCAGGCGCTGCAGCCGTTGGGAGTCGCAATCACCCACGGCCGTTGTCCCACGGTTGGCGCGGCCGGCTTTCTGCTCGGGGGCGGCATTGGGTTCAACATGCGGGCGCACGCTTTGGGCTGCGATCAACTGGTGGCCACCGAGATCGTGACCGCCGACGGCCAAATTCTCATCCCCAGCCCGCAAGAAGATCTTTTTTGGGCGTGCCAAGGCGGCGGGGGCGGCAATTTCGGTATCAACACCTCTTTCAGCTTGCAAACCTTTCCCGTCCCCTCCAGCCTGACTGTCTTCAGCCTGAGCTGGAGCGCCCGCCCCGACGCGGTTTACGCCGCGTTGCTGGCGGCGTTGCAGACCGCGCCGACAACCTTGGGCAGCCGCGTCCAGCTCGACGCGATTACTCCACAGGAAATCGCCGCGGGCCAGGACGTCACGGTCAGATTGCTCGGCCAACTAGTGGGCACGCCCGGCGATCTGGCCGATATTCTCCAGCCGGTCTATGCGGTGGCCGAGCCCACCCAGTCAACTATCAATCAGATGAGCTACTGGGATGCGCAGATAAATTTTCTGGCAACTCCGGGCAAGCCAGCGGAATACCAGGAACGCTCGCGATTTTTCGTCGGCCCGCCCAGCTCAGCCGCGATCGCCACCGCATTGCAATGGGCACGGCGATGGCCCGGAACTTCGGTCGGCGCTGACCTGGTGCTGTTTCAAACCGGCGGGCAGATAAATATTCCGGCCGCCGACGCGACCGCCTTCGTCCATCGTGACAGCGATTGGCTGATGACAATTGCGCTTAGCTGGAGCGGCGCCGACGCGCCCGCCACGGTGGAGGCCAACCTGGCCTGGCAGAGCGACTTCTATCAGGCGATGACGCCCTACGCTGGCGGCGGAGCCTACCAGAACTTCATCGATCCCTCGCTCACCGACTGGGCCCAGGAATATTACGGCAGCAATCTGCCCCGGCTCCAGAATATCAAGGCCGTCGTTGACCCGACCCTGGTCTTCGACTTTCCCGAGGCGATCACCCCGGCCTGA
- a CDS encoding TolC family protein → MGGLIAGRAGAQVTSAPPVAPTQNKLSLTVRSRDADRYEYGDRLLSVPQILKDQWNWAHALPEESLNDLNYLRTFDPRVARMTLNEAVYWALKNNPQVEVGRLNPLAAVEAVKQAAAAFDPRLLANGERLQSYIPITSALDTVNTVTKQPDLGLSTNQWQWNFAINKLLASSNGVLSVLFNNSRINGNNFFESVRPFYVPTLTLSLTQPLLRAFGWKFATINVRLAHSALRQAQFNYEQTLQDLVYKVATDYWAVVLARDQLKVAEQTVAFYDDLVRDNMAQLKVGTLAPLDVREAQAAAETAQANLFSARAVLGNAEIVLAQDVMLNNADSFLPRTIEPIDHPNPDESMVAEEEHSLEDGFAHLPSLAAARAAISSAAINVQYMDNQMLPSLTLGSQVSLTSQAGELVCNPPLGASSSTVFNCTTIPGVAFNGETLPEYRGGYGTALSQMFSFRYLTYIFSLNFEMPADDAYLRAMVAQARMQATQLHRQYQAAVDQMVVNVRSAVANVAADIQTVKASRARSAYARAAFYDEQKLFANGMATTHDLIQYQTEDATVEANELQAEINLEDAKLALRHANGNLLRQFRVDFHLSPPPPRPWYDTF, encoded by the coding sequence ATGGGGGGCTTGATAGCTGGCCGTGCCGGCGCGCAGGTTACCAGCGCGCCGCCCGTGGCGCCAACCCAGAACAAGCTCAGCCTAACGGTGCGCAGCCGCGATGCCGACCGTTACGAGTATGGCGACCGGCTTTTGTCGGTACCGCAAATATTGAAGGATCAATGGAACTGGGCACATGCTCTTCCCGAGGAATCACTGAACGATCTCAATTATTTGCGCACTTTTGATCCGCGCGTAGCGCGCATGACCCTCAATGAAGCGGTATATTGGGCGCTTAAAAACAATCCGCAAGTCGAAGTCGGACGGCTCAACCCGCTGGCCGCGGTAGAAGCGGTCAAGCAGGCGGCGGCGGCGTTTGATCCGCGCTTGCTCGCCAACGGCGAGCGCTTGCAATCCTACATACCGATCACAAGTGCGTTGGATACAGTCAATACCGTTACCAAGCAGCCGGATCTAGGGTTATCCACTAATCAATGGCAATGGAATTTCGCCATCAATAAGCTTTTGGCCTCGAGTAACGGTGTACTTAGTGTGCTGTTCAACAATAGCCGCATCAATGGGAATAATTTCTTTGAGTCGGTGCGACCCTTTTATGTTCCCACTTTGACGCTCTCGCTTACCCAACCCTTGTTGCGGGCGTTTGGCTGGAAATTCGCTACCATCAATGTACGCCTGGCGCACTCCGCGTTGCGCCAGGCCCAGTTCAATTATGAACAAACTCTTCAGGACCTCGTGTACAAAGTGGCGACCGACTATTGGGCCGTGGTTCTGGCGCGCGATCAATTGAAGGTCGCCGAACAAACCGTGGCCTTCTATGACGATCTGGTCCGTGACAACATGGCACAGCTAAAGGTCGGTACACTGGCGCCGCTGGATGTACGTGAGGCGCAAGCCGCGGCCGAAACTGCGCAGGCCAACCTGTTCTCCGCCCGCGCCGTCCTGGGCAACGCTGAAATCGTGCTGGCCCAGGATGTCATGCTCAACAATGCCGACTCGTTCCTTCCCCGCACCATCGAACCGATCGATCACCCCAACCCGGATGAATCGATGGTGGCTGAAGAAGAGCATTCTCTGGAAGATGGGTTTGCGCACTTGCCCTCGCTGGCGGCCGCGCGCGCGGCGATCTCCAGCGCGGCAATTAACGTTCAGTACATGGATAATCAGATGCTGCCCTCGCTGACCTTGGGAAGCCAGGTTTCCCTTACCTCCCAGGCCGGCGAGCTGGTGTGCAATCCGCCGCTCGGCGCGTCCAGCAGCACCGTGTTTAACTGCACTACGATTCCGGGGGTGGCATTCAACGGCGAAACCCTGCCGGAGTATCGCGGTGGATATGGTACGGCGCTCAGCCAAATGTTCTCTTTTAGATATCTGACGTATATTTTTTCTCTCAATTTCGAAATGCCCGCCGACGACGCCTATCTGCGGGCCATGGTGGCGCAAGCGCGCATGCAGGCTACTCAATTGCATCGACAATACCAGGCGGCGGTCGATCAGATGGTGGTAAACGTGCGCTCGGCGGTGGCTAATGTGGCCGCGGACATTCAAACCGTCAAAGCCAGCCGGGCGCGTAGCGCGTACGCTCGTGCCGCCTTTTATGACGAACAAAAGCTTTTTGCCAACGGCATGGCGACTACGCACGATCTGATCCAGTACCAAACCGAGGACGCCACGGTAGAGGCCAACGAATTGCAAGCCGAGATTAATCTGGAAGACGCCAAGCTAGCACTGCGTCATGCCAACGGGAACCTGCTACGCCAGTTCAGGGTGGATTTTCACTTAAGCCCGCCACCCCCGCGTCCCTGGTACGACACCTTTTAG